From Cuculus canorus isolate bCucCan1 chromosome 7, bCucCan1.pri, whole genome shotgun sequence, one genomic window encodes:
- the C7H10orf105 gene encoding uncharacterized protein C10orf105 homolog translates to MLWLPPAWLPSLSHPPERRRVWQPAEHGGRGGKAGVQKAKPRLVCLVRGKMSTEDAVNGTSPTLPLLELLVPTTKSVPLSPASPEMADPLTIIVALVCIFLLLATFLIFVTLCKLAAVDQSRSGPCECMPHHPVDASEPQLRLWKRLGSLRCSINTFRRSRPVFQSQLPCPRSFPASQDWDIMESTKM, encoded by the exons atGCTCTGGCTgcccccagcctggctgccatCTCTCTCCCACCCTCCAGAAAGGAGGAGGGTctggcagccagcagagcaTGGTGGAAGAGGCGGCAAGGCAGGCGTGCAGAAGGCAAAACCCAGGCTTGTCTGCCTGGTGAGAG GGAAGATGAGCACAGAGGATGCTGTCAATGGGACCTCTCCTACCTTGCCTCTCCTTGAGCTTCTGGTTCCAACCACTAAGTCTGTCCCACTCAGCCCTGCATCCCCCGAGATGGCAGACCCACTGACTATCATTGTTGCACTTGTCTgcatcttccttctcctggcGACCTTCCTCATCTTTGTCACCCTCTGCAAGCTGGCGGCAGTGGACCAGTCCCGCTCTGGGCCCTGCGAGTGCATGCCCCACCACCCAGTGGATGCCAGTGAGCCCCAGCTGAGGCTCTGGAAGCGTCTGGGCTCCCTGCGATGCTCCATCAACACCTTCAGGAGGAGTCGGCCAGTTTTCCAGAGCCAGCTTCCCTGCCCCAGGAGCTTCCCTGCCAGCCAGGACTGGGACATCATGGAGTCCACCAAAATGTGa